A portion of the Edaphobacter lichenicola genome contains these proteins:
- a CDS encoding exodeoxyribonuclease VII small subunit, translating into MANFEEQLTALESVVERLEKGELSLEDSVRLFEEGIKLSNACKKELEAAEGKIQLLVDKGRGGMRPVDLDVDDAEEGESSR; encoded by the coding sequence ATGGCTAACTTCGAGGAGCAGTTAACGGCGCTGGAGTCGGTGGTGGAGAGGTTGGAAAAGGGAGAGCTTTCACTCGAGGACTCGGTGCGCTTGTTTGAGGAGGGGATCAAGCTCTCGAACGCCTGCAAGAAGGAGTTGGAGGCTGCTGAGGGGAAGATTCAGTTGTTAGTCGACAAGGGACGTGGTGGGATGCGTCCGGTGGATCTGGATGTCGATGACGCAGAAGAAGGTGAGTCTAGTCGATAG
- a CDS encoding polyprenyl synthetase family protein — translation MSTLSIATAAEVFDLLRDDLAAIEQEFSRQSASNVEVITDIAQYLIAGGGKRIRPLLLLLSAKALGCTNQSRIRLGAVVEMLHTATLVHDDIIDEADTRRGRPSSNTTWGNAKCVLAGDWLYMQSFSSALEERNFRVLELLISLTQQMVEGELLQIEKLGHLINEEEYFDLIFRKTACLFQVSMQLGAAITHSGDAMESQLGEYGRNLGLAFQIVDDVLDLTAAEDVLGKPVASDLREGKATLAVIHALERGTGADREAIRTVLADRSFARVSHPEILEILQRHGSIDYAMDTACAYAEAARLTIADLPDTEAKRALLWVPGFVTSRDR, via the coding sequence GTGAGCACGCTCTCCATCGCGACCGCAGCCGAGGTATTCGACCTCCTCCGTGACGATCTAGCCGCCATCGAGCAGGAGTTCTCCCGGCAATCAGCCTCCAACGTCGAGGTCATCACCGACATCGCGCAGTACCTCATCGCAGGCGGCGGCAAGCGCATCCGGCCGTTGCTGCTGCTGCTCTCCGCCAAGGCGCTCGGCTGCACCAACCAGAGCCGCATCCGCCTCGGCGCCGTCGTCGAGATGCTCCACACCGCAACCCTCGTCCACGACGACATCATCGACGAAGCCGATACCCGCCGCGGTCGCCCCTCCTCCAACACCACCTGGGGCAACGCCAAATGCGTCCTCGCCGGCGACTGGCTCTACATGCAGTCCTTCTCCTCCGCCCTCGAAGAGCGCAACTTCCGCGTCCTCGAACTGCTCATCTCGCTCACCCAGCAGATGGTAGAGGGCGAACTCCTCCAGATCGAGAAGCTCGGCCACCTCATCAACGAAGAGGAGTACTTCGACCTCATCTTCCGCAAGACCGCCTGCCTCTTCCAGGTCTCCATGCAACTCGGCGCCGCCATCACTCACTCCGGCGACGCGATGGAATCGCAACTCGGCGAATACGGCCGCAATCTCGGCCTCGCCTTCCAGATCGTCGATGACGTCCTCGACCTCACCGCCGCCGAAGATGTCCTCGGCAAGCCCGTCGCCAGCGACCTCCGCGAAGGCAAAGCCACACTAGCTGTCATCCACGCGCTCGAACGTGGCACCGGTGCCGATCGCGAGGCCATCCGCACCGTCCTCGCCGACCGCAGCTTCGCCCGCGTCTCCCACCCGGAGATCCTCGAGATCCTCCAGCGCCACGGTTCTATCGACTACGCCATGGACACCGCCTGCGCCTATGCCGAAGCCGCCCGCCTCACCATCGCCGACCTGCCCGACACCGAAGCCAAGCGCGCTCTCCTCTGGGTCCCCGGCTTTGTCACCTCTCGCGACCGCTAG
- a CDS encoding TatD family hydrolase, whose translation MPLTDSHAHLDFYTETPTDRDEVLRRAYAAGVHTILAIGIGDGPATMHQALEIANATSGPDLPQIYATVGIHPQEAAHATKEALARLSTLAADPKCIAIGEIGLDYYHADNPDITTQKLAFCAQMYIAAQTRKPIIIHCRTSELATPQAKEKYGTADAWEDLLDLIEEHWTGPGHSLPLGGIMHCFSGTVEQAERSIAAGFHLSFAGNLTYPKAQTIRDAAAAAPADRILVETDAPFLAPIPLRGQRNEPALVTHTAAALAALRGISPEELATLTTTNFKNLFPTAR comes from the coding sequence ATGCCCCTGACCGACTCCCACGCTCATCTCGACTTCTACACCGAAACCCCCACCGACCGCGACGAGGTCCTTCGCCGCGCCTACGCAGCCGGGGTCCACACCATCCTCGCTATCGGCATCGGCGACGGCCCCGCCACCATGCACCAGGCGCTTGAGATCGCCAACGCGACCAGCGGCCCCGATCTACCGCAGATCTACGCCACCGTCGGAATCCACCCCCAGGAGGCGGCACACGCCACCAAAGAGGCGCTCGCGAGACTAAGCACCCTCGCCGCCGACCCAAAGTGCATCGCCATCGGCGAGATCGGCCTCGACTACTACCACGCCGACAACCCCGACATCACGACCCAGAAGCTGGCCTTCTGCGCCCAGATGTACATCGCCGCGCAGACCCGCAAGCCCATCATCATCCACTGCCGCACCAGCGAGCTGGCCACCCCTCAGGCAAAAGAAAAATACGGCACTGCCGATGCCTGGGAAGACCTCCTCGACCTCATCGAGGAGCACTGGACAGGTCCCGGCCACAGCCTTCCCCTCGGCGGCATCATGCACTGCTTCTCCGGCACGGTCGAGCAGGCCGAACGCTCCATCGCCGCAGGCTTCCACCTCTCCTTCGCCGGCAACCTCACCTACCCCAAAGCGCAGACCATCCGCGATGCCGCAGCAGCAGCCCCCGCCGACCGCATCCTCGTCGAAACCGACGCTCCCTTCCTCGCCCCCATCCCCCTGCGCGGCCAGCGCAACGAGCCCGCCCTCGTCACCCACACCGCGGCAGCCCTCGCCGCGCTCCGCGGCATCTCACCGGAAGAACTCGCAACCCTCACCACAACGAACTTCAAAAATCTCTTCCCCACAGCGCGCTAA
- a CDS encoding YajQ family cyclic di-GMP-binding protein: MASDNSFDVVSKVELQEVKNAIDQASKEVHARFDLKDSKSKIELEGTDTIQLASQDEYKLQAVTEILSQKLVKRGVSLKNLEFEKIEPAANSSVRQKIKLVQGIPSEKAKIIVAAIKDSKKKAQASIQGDTVRVVSKDRDVLQEVMALLKGKDIGVELQFTNFRSN; encoded by the coding sequence ATGGCATCCGACAACAGCTTCGACGTAGTCAGCAAAGTAGAACTTCAGGAAGTAAAAAACGCAATCGATCAGGCCTCGAAAGAGGTTCACGCCCGCTTCGACCTCAAGGACTCCAAGTCCAAGATCGAGCTCGAAGGCACCGACACCATCCAGCTCGCCAGCCAGGACGAGTACAAGCTGCAGGCCGTCACCGAGATCCTCTCGCAGAAGCTCGTCAAACGCGGAGTCTCCCTCAAAAACCTCGAGTTCGAAAAGATCGAACCCGCCGCCAACTCCAGCGTCCGCCAGAAGATCAAGCTCGTCCAGGGCATCCCCTCCGAGAAGGCCAAGATTATCGTCGCCGCCATCAAGGACTCGAAGAAAAAAGCGCAGGCCAGCATTCAGGGAGACACCGTGCGCGTCGTCAGCAAAGACCGCGACGTCCTCCAGGAAGTCATGGCCCTTCTGAAGGGCAAAGACATCGGCGTCGAGCTCCAGTTCACCAACTTCCGCTCCAACTAA
- a CDS encoding cupin domain-containing protein — MRRIALCEVFVGLVLLAAIGAARAQTPPTAPVAALTESRVFVLEQMPVRKMANGGESRDVMHGALATGEVVGVHESVQPPGATPGPLHTIQHSELITVLEGTVTFEHDGKEEKVGPGGVIYVAMGTLHRLKNVGDGPAKYCVVQIGGDTKK; from the coding sequence ATGAGACGGATTGCGCTGTGTGAGGTGTTTGTTGGGTTGGTCCTGCTGGCGGCGATTGGGGCGGCAAGGGCTCAGACGCCTCCCACCGCTCCGGTGGCGGCGTTGACTGAGTCACGGGTGTTTGTGCTGGAGCAGATGCCGGTGCGGAAGATGGCAAACGGTGGTGAGAGTCGCGATGTGATGCATGGTGCATTGGCTACGGGTGAGGTGGTGGGGGTACATGAGTCGGTTCAGCCTCCGGGGGCGACGCCGGGTCCGCTGCACACCATCCAGCACTCGGAGTTGATCACGGTGCTGGAGGGGACGGTGACCTTTGAGCATGATGGGAAGGAAGAGAAGGTGGGGCCGGGTGGTGTGATCTATGTGGCGATGGGTACGCTGCACAGGTTGAAGAACGTTGGAGATGGTCCGGCAAAGTACTGCGTGGTGCAGATTGGCGGGGATACGAAGAAGTAG
- a CDS encoding glycoside hydrolase family protein produces the protein MLSTGVSWWYNWTSAPNSGIPADYATQYGMDYFPMLWNGNFNAASIVAYLKANPGIKYMLVLNEPSQTGQANMTPQQAATLWPQYEAIAAQTGVKIVGPQMSYGDEPNAAYNTPTAWLDAFYAAYQEANGGNDPQIDYLGFHWYDYGLDGQLTALQKYNKPFWVTEFANWHSQNDGAQIDTLAKQEAQMTEMVATCESRSDVFRYAWFTGRVSPDPHFSSLLGATGVLTDLGTLYLSLPIQ, from the coding sequence GTGCTTTCGACGGGCGTGAGCTGGTGGTACAACTGGACCTCGGCCCCGAACTCCGGCATACCTGCTGACTATGCGACGCAGTATGGGATGGATTACTTTCCCATGTTGTGGAACGGAAACTTCAATGCCGCAAGTATTGTGGCGTATCTGAAGGCGAATCCGGGAATCAAGTACATGCTGGTTCTGAATGAACCTAGCCAGACGGGGCAGGCGAATATGACGCCGCAACAGGCCGCGACACTGTGGCCGCAGTATGAGGCGATCGCTGCGCAGACCGGGGTCAAGATCGTTGGGCCACAGATGAGCTATGGTGACGAGCCAAACGCGGCGTATAACACTCCGACCGCGTGGCTTGATGCCTTTTACGCTGCGTATCAGGAGGCGAATGGTGGCAACGATCCGCAGATCGACTACCTCGGCTTCCACTGGTATGACTATGGTCTGGATGGTCAGCTGACCGCCTTGCAGAAGTACAACAAACCCTTCTGGGTGACGGAGTTTGCCAACTGGCATAGCCAGAACGACGGTGCGCAGATCGACACGCTGGCCAAGCAGGAGGCGCAGATGACCGAGATGGTCGCAACGTGCGAGAGCCGAAGCGATGTCTTCCGCTATGCGTGGTTCACGGGGCGCGTCAGTCCCGACCCGCACTTCTCGAGCTTGCTGGGCGCGACCGGAGTACTAACTGATCTGGGAACGCTGTACCTTTCGTTGCCTATCCAGTGA
- a CDS encoding S41 family peptidase, with product MPKISKILLLAVSVVLVVTVFLGVNSSGVSAATEPQDGAYRQINVYSEVLRHIQTDYVEEPNINAVTNGALRGLLESLDADSSYLTADDYKAYKADKGGKAQVGINVSKRFGYATVVSVVPGSPADKSNLSDGDIIEAIGGRDTRDISLAMIQLLLEGQPGTELTLSVVRPRKSAPDKIIMTRVSPALPPVTETMYENASILYMKPGILDHDHVQQIETKLKGMSKAGNKKILLDLRDVAAGDMPEATRLANFFLKDGTIAILEGQKVEKQTFTADASKSINTTAPVVVLVNRGTAGPAELVAAALLDNKRADLVGEKTFGEGAQQKTFELPDGAALILSIAKYESPSGKKLQDDGVTPGVLVASNNDEAAVAEDDTTTASENKPPLQKPSVTVDEQLTKALDLLKNKAA from the coding sequence ATGCCTAAGATCTCGAAGATCCTTCTTCTCGCCGTTTCGGTAGTTCTGGTCGTCACCGTTTTTCTAGGTGTGAATTCGAGCGGCGTCAGCGCCGCGACCGAGCCGCAGGATGGCGCCTATCGGCAGATCAATGTGTACAGCGAGGTTCTGCGACACATTCAGACGGACTACGTGGAAGAGCCGAATATCAACGCCGTGACCAATGGCGCGTTGCGCGGGCTGCTGGAGTCGCTGGATGCGGATTCGAGCTATCTGACGGCGGATGACTACAAGGCTTATAAAGCGGACAAGGGTGGCAAGGCGCAGGTGGGGATCAATGTCTCCAAGCGCTTTGGATATGCGACGGTTGTGTCGGTCGTTCCCGGCAGCCCGGCGGATAAGTCCAACCTCAGCGATGGCGACATTATTGAAGCGATCGGCGGCCGGGACACGCGGGATATCTCTCTGGCGATGATTCAGTTACTGCTTGAGGGCCAGCCGGGAACCGAACTGACGCTCTCGGTGGTTCGGCCGCGCAAATCGGCTCCTGACAAGATTATTATGACTCGCGTTTCGCCTGCGTTGCCGCCAGTGACGGAGACGATGTATGAGAATGCGTCGATCCTTTACATGAAGCCCGGGATTCTCGATCACGACCACGTGCAGCAGATCGAGACCAAGCTGAAGGGTATGTCGAAGGCGGGAAACAAGAAGATTCTGCTGGATCTGCGCGATGTTGCTGCTGGCGATATGCCAGAGGCAACGCGGCTTGCGAACTTCTTCCTGAAGGATGGCACGATCGCGATTCTGGAAGGGCAAAAGGTGGAGAAGCAGACCTTTACTGCGGACGCTTCGAAGTCGATCAATACGACTGCTCCTGTCGTTGTGCTGGTGAATCGTGGAACGGCTGGTCCTGCGGAGCTTGTCGCTGCGGCTCTGCTCGATAACAAGCGTGCGGATCTGGTTGGTGAGAAGACGTTTGGCGAAGGGGCGCAGCAGAAGACGTTTGAGTTGCCGGATGGCGCGGCGTTGATCTTGTCCATTGCGAAGTATGAGTCTCCGTCCGGTAAGAAGCTTCAGGACGATGGAGTGACTCCGGGTGTGCTTGTGGCTTCCAATAACGACGAAGCGGCAGTGGCAGAGGATGACACGACGACCGCCTCCGAGAATAAGCCACCGTTGCAGAAGCCCAGCGTTACGGTGGATGAGCAGCTGACGAAGGCCCTCGATCTGTTGAAGAACAAGGCTGCATAG
- the metG gene encoding methionine--tRNA ligase subunit beta, whose protein sequence is MPETPKKFYLTTPIYYVNARPHIGHAYSTIAADVIARRHRLLGDDTFFLTGTDEHGQKVERSAAAAGIPPLQFADQVSATFRALWDRMGITYDDYIRTTEPRHTQAVQKLFQLLLDRDKIYLSTYTGQYSIGEEMFVDGPPGTIGPDGKPTETVTEENYFFRLSDYQLQLIDLIESDQISIQPESSKNEVLSFLRGNVTEATDRGDVLELSALGKAYVPGALKDLSISRTSFKWGIPVPGPKQGEAEHVIYVWLDALANYITAIGYGSDKPEDIAKFEKYWPADLHLVGKEITRFHCVYWPAFLLAAGIATPKSIVANGWLLFDDSKMSKSKGNVVRTETILDAFGTLCPPTPVPLLSFRSEAAEESAVPASPIAPTKAEQDLFAADVLRYFLLREIPFGQDGSFSFDAMITRYNADLANGYGNLVSRTLSMINQFCTSEISELEDTEYPSDFSDTWKFILTAVESPEKLDFADQLNFLSRKIAALDGFLTSRAPWKLVKSGHPEDLATVKSQLSRVADAIRIITAQLYPVLPFTTAKVWQQLGLGDIELAAKNGQLKNLEWGGLKPGTKLGHLSPIFPRADKGLAQIMIDMENPTSAPQNPEQPKPSKFVDETTTHTSPVPIDPTHPGAAPRTSSLAEPAPGTTVAGSHAISTERTGTPSHTEAHASGVFANSAAQSAIPDTPQIAIDDFVKIDLRVAQIIVAERIPKADKLLRLEVDLGYEKRQILSGIAEWYTPEELLGKKIVVIANLAPRKMRGLESHGMLLAASHGEDGKPILATFGEDIALGSRLK, encoded by the coding sequence ATGCCTGAAACCCCGAAAAAGTTCTACCTCACCACCCCGATCTACTACGTCAACGCGCGCCCTCACATCGGTCACGCCTACTCGACCATCGCGGCCGACGTCATCGCCCGCCGCCACCGCCTCCTCGGCGACGACACCTTCTTCCTCACCGGTACCGACGAGCACGGCCAAAAAGTCGAGCGCTCCGCCGCCGCCGCCGGCATCCCACCCCTGCAGTTCGCCGACCAGGTCTCCGCCACCTTCCGCGCCCTATGGGACCGCATGGGCATCACCTACGACGACTACATCCGCACCACCGAGCCTCGCCACACCCAAGCCGTCCAGAAGCTCTTCCAACTCCTCCTCGACCGCGACAAGATCTACCTCAGCACCTACACCGGCCAGTACTCCATCGGCGAAGAGATGTTCGTCGACGGCCCTCCCGGCACCATCGGCCCCGACGGCAAACCCACCGAGACCGTCACCGAAGAAAACTACTTCTTCCGCCTCTCCGACTATCAGCTCCAACTCATCGACCTCATCGAGAGCGACCAGATCTCCATCCAACCCGAATCCAGCAAGAACGAAGTCCTCAGCTTCCTCCGCGGCAACGTCACCGAAGCCACCGACCGCGGCGACGTCCTCGAACTGTCGGCCCTTGGCAAAGCCTACGTCCCGGGCGCGCTCAAAGACCTCTCCATCTCCCGCACCAGCTTCAAGTGGGGCATCCCCGTCCCCGGCCCAAAGCAAGGAGAAGCAGAGCACGTCATCTACGTCTGGCTCGACGCCCTCGCCAACTACATCACCGCCATCGGCTACGGCAGCGACAAACCGGAAGACATCGCAAAATTCGAGAAGTACTGGCCAGCCGACCTCCACCTCGTAGGCAAGGAGATCACGCGCTTCCACTGCGTCTACTGGCCCGCCTTCCTTCTCGCAGCCGGCATCGCCACACCAAAGTCCATAGTCGCCAACGGCTGGCTCCTCTTCGACGACAGCAAGATGTCCAAATCCAAGGGCAACGTCGTCCGCACCGAAACCATCCTCGACGCCTTCGGCACCCTCTGCCCTCCCACACCTGTCCCTTTGTTGTCATTCCGCAGCGAAGCAGCGGAGGAATCTGCTGTACCCGCATCGCCGATAGCTCCAACCAAGGCCGAGCAAGACCTCTTCGCCGCAGACGTTCTCCGCTACTTCCTTCTCCGCGAAATCCCCTTCGGCCAAGACGGCAGCTTCAGCTTCGACGCAATGATCACCCGCTACAACGCCGACCTCGCCAACGGCTATGGCAACCTAGTCAGCCGCACACTGTCGATGATCAATCAATTCTGTACTAGCGAAATTTCAGAGCTAGAGGACACCGAATACCCAAGCGATTTCAGCGATACATGGAAATTCATCCTCACAGCAGTCGAATCGCCTGAAAAACTAGACTTTGCAGATCAGTTGAATTTCCTGTCACGCAAGATTGCTGCTTTAGACGGCTTCCTAACCTCACGAGCGCCTTGGAAGCTTGTCAAATCCGGACACCCCGAAGACCTTGCTACGGTGAAATCGCAGCTTTCAAGAGTTGCTGACGCAATCAGAATCATCACTGCTCAGTTGTACCCAGTCCTGCCCTTCACCACCGCCAAAGTCTGGCAACAACTAGGCCTGGGCGACATCGAACTCGCCGCGAAAAACGGCCAACTAAAAAATCTAGAATGGGGCGGCCTCAAACCCGGCACAAAACTAGGCCACCTAAGCCCCATCTTCCCCCGAGCGGACAAAGGACTCGCCCAAATCATGATCGACATGGAAAACCCTACCTCTGCTCCTCAGAACCCCGAGCAACCCAAGCCCTCCAAATTTGTGGACGAGACCACGACCCACACCTCACCCGTCCCAATCGACCCCACGCATCCCGGAGCCGCCCCCCGCACATCGTCTCTCGCCGAACCAGCTCCCGGCACCACTGTTGCAGGCAGCCACGCCATCAGCACCGAACGCACCGGAACTCCGTCCCACACCGAAGCGCACGCATCCGGAGTCTTTGCGAATTCAGCCGCCCAGTCAGCAATCCCCGACACCCCGCAGATCGCCATCGACGACTTCGTCAAGATCGACCTCCGCGTCGCCCAGATCATCGTCGCCGAGCGCATCCCCAAGGCCGACAAGCTCCTCCGCCTCGAAGTCGATCTCGGCTACGAAAAGCGCCAGATCCTCTCCGGCATCGCCGAGTGGTACACCCCCGAAGAGCTCCTCGGCAAAAAGATCGTCGTCATCGCCAACCTCGCACCCCGCAAGATGCGCGGCCTCGAATCCCATGGCATGCTACTCGCCGCATCACACGGCGAAGACGGTAAACCCATCCTCGCCACCTTCGGCGAAGACATAGCCCTAGGCTCCCGCCTAAAATAA
- the kdsB gene encoding 3-deoxy-manno-octulosonate cytidylyltransferase, which produces MPAQNSLRRETIATAQPVPIILDSSQTEKPTARPGERPESKAAPQPDEAQPGETTPLTVLGVIPARLASTRLARKVLRTIAGRPMLAWVFEAASACPQLNRVLIATDSDEVADLCHRNNWPVQLTSPNLPSGTDRVHAVARHIHADIYVNIQGDEPLLKPQHLTALLRPFRHAHAQVSTLKVLCTTENITNPNAVKVVTAADGHALYFSRSTIPYDRDGSAPQYWKHIGLYAYRKATLERFPTLPHSALEHTERLEQLRFLENGIPIHVEPTDFDTIGVDTEEDLHRVEALLTR; this is translated from the coding sequence ATGCCGGCACAAAACTCTCTGCGGAGAGAGACGATCGCCACGGCACAGCCAGTCCCAATCATACTTGATTCTTCGCAGACCGAAAAGCCTACGGCCCGCCCCGGCGAAAGGCCTGAATCTAAAGCCGCTCCACAGCCTGATGAAGCACAGCCTGGTGAAACAACTCCACTGACCGTCCTCGGCGTTATTCCCGCTCGCCTGGCCTCCACGCGTCTCGCCCGCAAAGTCCTCCGCACCATCGCTGGCCGCCCCATGCTCGCCTGGGTCTTCGAAGCCGCCTCCGCCTGCCCGCAGCTCAACCGCGTCCTCATCGCCACCGACTCCGACGAAGTCGCCGACCTCTGCCACCGCAACAACTGGCCCGTCCAGCTCACCTCGCCCAACCTCCCCAGCGGCACCGACCGCGTCCACGCCGTAGCCCGCCACATCCACGCCGACATCTACGTCAACATCCAGGGCGACGAACCCCTCCTCAAGCCGCAACACCTCACCGCCCTGCTTCGCCCCTTCCGGCACGCGCACGCCCAGGTCTCCACCCTCAAAGTTCTCTGCACCACCGAAAACATCACCAACCCCAACGCCGTAAAAGTCGTCACCGCCGCCGATGGCCACGCCCTCTACTTCTCTCGCTCCACCATCCCATACGACCGCGACGGCTCCGCACCGCAGTACTGGAAGCACATCGGTCTCTACGCCTATCGCAAAGCCACCCTCGAGCGCTTCCCCACCCTGCCTCACAGCGCGCTCGAACACACCGAGCGCCTCGAGCAGCTCCGCTTCCTCGAAAACGGCATCCCCATCCACGTCGAGCCCACCGACTTCGACACCATCGGCGTCGACACCGAAGAAGACCTCCACCGCGTCGAAGCTCTCTTAACCCGTTAG
- a CDS encoding cupin domain-containing protein gives MKNLNRRDVFLGLSAMAAMGVVTAEGQTTALPGANVLSHSETFPFDKLPVKKTANGGASRAVVQGVLATGETVEMHETTLPPGQMPHPPHKHRHSEFMMVREGQLEFDNDGTPERVGPGGVIFAASDVMHGLKNVGEVDANYFVIAIGRESELQKVVGR, from the coding sequence ATGAAAAATCTGAACCGGCGTGATGTGTTTTTGGGCCTTTCGGCGATGGCTGCGATGGGTGTGGTGACGGCGGAGGGACAGACGACGGCGTTGCCTGGGGCAAACGTGTTGTCGCACTCGGAGACGTTTCCTTTTGACAAGCTGCCGGTGAAGAAGACGGCGAATGGCGGGGCGAGCAGGGCGGTCGTGCAGGGTGTGCTGGCTACGGGCGAGACGGTGGAGATGCATGAGACCACGCTGCCGCCGGGTCAGATGCCGCATCCTCCGCATAAGCACAGACACTCGGAGTTCATGATGGTGCGGGAGGGGCAGCTTGAGTTCGACAACGATGGCACGCCGGAACGAGTGGGGCCGGGTGGGGTGATCTTTGCGGCGTCGGATGTAATGCATGGGTTGAAGAACGTGGGGGAGGTGGATGCGAATTACTTTGTGATTGCGATTGGGCGGGAGTCTGAGTTGCAGAAGGTTGTGGGGCGGTAG